Proteins co-encoded in one uncultured Draconibacterium sp. genomic window:
- a CDS encoding lysylphosphatidylglycerol synthase transmembrane domain-containing protein yields MKKTIVKILQFLGFFALGAFIFWLIYKDQDIERIKTVLKNDVNYWWVALSLFLGLLSHISRTLRWGLMIEPIGHKPRFINTFLAVMVGYLMNMAFPRMGEVSRCGVLSRYEKISFTKLVGTVVAERLIDLISLLILLAIVILSQFGEMLHFMKANPEISQKLHSAITSPYLIIGVIVFAVVIFVFRNAFKHTAFFKKIIGIIRNFKEGFISIRNIEKKGWFFFHSAFIWAMYYLMLYVVFFAFDFTRDLNPIAGLTTFVLASFGMVAPVQGGIGAWHFMAKEALSLYGVANENGIIFAFVAHTSMTAMIILIGIISILILPFINRRSDVADEELVPKTVDAK; encoded by the coding sequence TTGAAAAAAACAATCGTTAAGATCTTACAGTTTCTTGGCTTCTTCGCACTGGGGGCATTCATTTTTTGGCTTATTTACAAAGATCAGGATATTGAACGGATTAAAACCGTTTTAAAGAATGATGTAAACTACTGGTGGGTGGCACTCTCTCTGTTTCTTGGCTTGTTGAGCCACATCAGCCGTACACTTCGCTGGGGATTAATGATCGAACCTATCGGACACAAACCACGCTTTATCAATACTTTTTTGGCCGTAATGGTAGGCTATTTAATGAACATGGCTTTCCCCAGAATGGGCGAAGTATCGCGCTGCGGTGTTTTGTCGCGTTACGAAAAAATATCGTTTACGAAATTAGTAGGGACTGTGGTTGCCGAACGACTGATTGACCTGATATCGCTGCTGATTCTGCTGGCTATTGTTATTCTTTCTCAGTTTGGCGAGATGCTTCACTTTATGAAAGCCAATCCGGAAATATCGCAGAAGCTGCATAGTGCCATCACATCGCCATACCTAATTATAGGTGTCATAGTATTTGCTGTTGTGATCTTCGTTTTCAGAAATGCATTTAAACATACTGCCTTTTTCAAAAAGATTATCGGCATCATCCGCAATTTTAAAGAGGGTTTTATTTCTATCCGAAACATCGAGAAAAAAGGTTGGTTCTTTTTTCACTCGGCATTTATCTGGGCCATGTATTACCTGATGCTTTACGTGGTATTTTTCGCTTTTGATTTTACCCGCGACCTGAATCCGATTGCCGGACTAACCACATTTGTATTGGCAAGTTTTGGTATGGTGGCACCCGTGCAGGGCGGAATCGGGGCATGGCATTTTATGGCCAAAGAAGCCCTGTCGTTGTATGGAGTAGCCAACGAAAACGGAATTATCTTCGCTTTTGTAGCACACACGTCAATGACTGCAATGATCATTCTCATTGGTATAATATCTATACTCATTCTTCCGTTTATTAACCGCCGAAGTGATGTTGCTGATGAAGAATTGGTTCCGAAAACCGTGGATGCTAAATAG
- a CDS encoding FtsX-like permease family protein — protein sequence MNTELFISRRLFFDKTNKKQLSQRIIRIALAGIALGLTVMIVAVAVVTGFKTEIRNKVIGFGSHIQIINYDSNNSYETSPVSEDQPFLNDIKALPGVKRLQPYATKPGMIKTDEYIQGIVFKGVDKNYDWTFFRKHLIEGQLPAITDSARVNEVLLSAQVAKLLNLKLNDRIVVYFITGEEIIPRMRQMQISGIYRTGFEEFDQRFIVGDLKQIQRLNDWRPDQITGFEVITTDFFDIDNIEQEIRNIIISYREENSEILRTQSITRVYPQIFDWLSILDMNVWIILVLMVVVAAFNMVSGLLVLILERSTMIGVLKAMGSPNWSIRKVFVYLSVFLTGRGLLWGNIIGVAIVLLQKFFHIIQLNPESYYVDYVPMNFSLTHLLLLNLGTIVITSLILIIPSWFISKISPDKVIRFD from the coding sequence TTGAACACCGAACTCTTTATATCGCGCAGGCTATTTTTCGACAAGACAAATAAAAAGCAATTGTCGCAACGTATTATTCGTATTGCGTTGGCGGGTATCGCGCTGGGTTTAACGGTAATGATTGTTGCCGTAGCGGTGGTTACCGGTTTTAAAACAGAAATCCGCAACAAAGTAATCGGTTTTGGTTCGCACATCCAGATTATTAATTACGACTCGAACAACTCGTACGAAACCAGTCCTGTTTCCGAAGATCAGCCATTCCTTAACGATATAAAAGCATTACCCGGTGTAAAACGCCTGCAGCCTTATGCCACTAAACCGGGAATGATAAAAACCGACGAGTACATTCAGGGGATTGTATTTAAAGGTGTAGACAAAAACTACGATTGGACGTTTTTCAGGAAACACCTTATTGAGGGCCAATTGCCAGCCATTACCGACAGCGCCCGCGTAAACGAAGTATTACTATCAGCGCAAGTGGCCAAGTTGTTGAATCTAAAACTGAACGACCGAATTGTGGTATATTTTATTACCGGCGAAGAGATTATTCCGCGCATGCGGCAAATGCAGATAAGCGGTATTTACCGCACTGGTTTCGAAGAGTTCGACCAGCGTTTTATTGTGGGCGACCTGAAACAAATTCAGCGGCTTAACGACTGGCGCCCCGACCAGATTACCGGTTTTGAAGTGATTACGACCGACTTTTTCGATATCGATAACATTGAGCAGGAAATACGCAATATTATTATCAGCTACCGCGAAGAAAACTCGGAGATACTGCGCACACAAAGTATAACGCGCGTTTACCCGCAAATTTTCGACTGGCTGTCTATACTGGATATGAACGTATGGATTATTCTGGTGCTAATGGTTGTTGTTGCAGCCTTTAATATGGTATCGGGCTTGCTGGTACTAATACTCGAACGCAGCACCATGATTGGCGTACTAAAAGCTATGGGAAGCCCCAACTGGAGCATCCGAAAAGTGTTTGTGTACCTCTCGGTATTTTTAACCGGACGCGGACTACTGTGGGGAAACATTATTGGTGTGGCAATCGTGTTGCTGCAAAAATTTTTCCATATCATTCAGCTTAATCCCGAATCGTATTATGTTGATTATGTACCGATGAATTTTTCGCTTACCCACCTGCTGTTGCTCAACCTCGGAACCATTGTTATTACTTCGCTGATACTGATTATTCCAAGCTGGTTTATTTCAAAAATTTCGCCGGATAAGGTTATTCGGTTTGATTAA
- a CDS encoding LLM class flavin-dependent oxidoreductase: MTDRKQLAFSVLDLAPVAEGSTPADALHNSLELAQHTEQLGYSRYWVAEHHNIISVASAATSIIIGYIAAGTKNIRVGSGGIMLPNHSPLIVSEQFGTLAALYPNRIDLGLGRAPGTDPITAAELRYDRMRAAQDFPNEVRKIQQYFSPENSTAEVRSVLSEGANVPISILGSSTDSAYLAAELGLPYAFASHFAPQMLIAALKIYRDNFKPSAQLDKPYVIVGSQVVAAETDDEAEYLASTMRRSFMGIITGRRELMQAPTHHLGYEKWGIIKERIDQMLACSLIGGKEKIERELQKLVTNTKADEIIVSSHIYDQQKRVDSYRIFSEVVKGFEY; this comes from the coding sequence ATGACAGACAGAAAACAATTGGCCTTTTCGGTGCTCGATTTAGCACCGGTTGCCGAAGGCTCTACCCCCGCCGATGCTTTGCACAACAGCCTTGAACTGGCACAGCACACCGAGCAGCTGGGTTACAGCCGCTACTGGGTGGCCGAACATCACAATATTATTAGTGTGGCCAGCGCTGCCACATCGATTATAATTGGGTACATTGCCGCGGGAACAAAAAACATCCGCGTTGGGTCAGGCGGAATAATGCTGCCCAATCATTCGCCGCTAATTGTTTCCGAGCAGTTTGGAACGCTTGCTGCCCTCTACCCCAACCGAATCGATTTGGGCTTGGGCCGCGCCCCGGGAACCGATCCGATAACCGCCGCCGAGTTGCGCTACGACCGCATGCGTGCCGCTCAGGATTTCCCGAACGAGGTGCGCAAAATTCAGCAATATTTCTCGCCCGAAAACAGTACTGCCGAAGTTCGCTCTGTTTTATCGGAAGGAGCCAACGTGCCCATATCTATTTTAGGATCGAGTACCGACAGTGCCTACCTGGCCGCCGAACTGGGATTGCCTTATGCTTTTGCCAGCCATTTTGCGCCACAAATGCTTATTGCCGCATTGAAAATATACCGCGACAATTTTAAACCGTCGGCACAACTCGACAAACCGTATGTTATTGTAGGCAGCCAGGTGGTTGCTGCCGAAACCGACGACGAAGCCGAATACCTGGCCAGCACCATGCGACGCAGCTTTATGGGAATTATTACCGGCCGTCGCGAATTGATGCAAGCACCAACACACCATTTGGGCTACGAAAAATGGGGAATTATTAAAGAGCGTATCGACCAGATGCTGGCCTGCTCGCTTATTGGCGGTAAAGAAAAAATTGAACGAGAACTACAAAAGCTTGTCACAAACACCAAGGCCGACGAAATAATCGTTTCATCGCACATTTACGACCAGCAAAAGCGGGTGGATTCGTACCGGATTTTTTCGGAAGTAGTGAAAGGTTTTGAATATTAG
- a CDS encoding DUF6261 family protein, with amino-acid sequence MISTLLTGSKVTEIDGISTQIIQGYDGTTLNTDPNMVVIFDELKPLSQLFTAAIRRMKEKSEAQTLDEVREEKIDGWYYLLLAFSHHPTPRIRNAALALLDIFDNYGMEIKSESYTAESSLLNSMLADYSASEAQANVDIIPQGDVYLGALQEAQTNFENNRLSFEEAQAEEGTLENASALKKQVVDVINKKLVSYLNVMAGINDATYGLYARTVAQIIATNNEVVRKRRSSGGENEEE; translated from the coding sequence ATGATCTCTACATTGCTTACCGGTAGTAAAGTAACCGAAATCGACGGCATTTCTACACAGATTATCCAGGGTTATGATGGCACAACCCTAAACACCGACCCGAATATGGTGGTTATTTTCGATGAGTTAAAACCGCTTTCGCAGTTGTTTACCGCAGCCATTCGCCGCATGAAAGAAAAAAGCGAAGCACAAACGCTCGACGAAGTGCGCGAAGAAAAAATAGACGGATGGTATTACCTGTTGCTTGCATTTTCGCATCACCCAACGCCGCGTATACGTAACGCAGCACTTGCCCTGCTGGATATTTTCGACAACTATGGCATGGAAATTAAAAGCGAGAGTTACACGGCCGAGAGTTCGCTGCTAAACTCGATGTTGGCTGACTATTCGGCAAGCGAAGCACAAGCCAATGTTGATATTATTCCGCAAGGCGATGTGTACCTTGGTGCCCTTCAGGAGGCACAGACTAATTTCGAGAACAACCGCCTGAGTTTTGAGGAAGCACAAGCCGAAGAAGGTACGCTTGAAAATGCATCGGCACTAAAAAAACAGGTGGTCGATGTAATTAATAAAAAGCTGGTAAGCTACCTGAATGTGATGGCCGGAATAAACGACGCCACCTACGGCCTTTATGCCCGCACTGTTGCCCAAATTATTGCCACTAACAACGAAGTAGTGCGCAAACGCCGTAGTAGCGGCGGCGAGAACGAAGAAGAATAA
- a CDS encoding endonuclease domain-containing protein: protein MSEENTPIRRARKLRREMTPEEIILWQQLRNRKFRGLKFLRQHPIIYERLNYKPLFFITDFYCAEKKLVIELDGKIHDFQKQKDQERENILKDMGLYILRIKNEEISSDVIEVLQKIKQFIVEIDSP from the coding sequence ATGAGCGAAGAAAATACTCCAATAAGAAGGGCACGAAAGCTGAGGCGGGAAATGACTCCTGAAGAAATTATTCTATGGCAGCAACTTCGAAATAGAAAATTTCGTGGATTAAAGTTTTTACGTCAACACCCAATAATCTACGAACGGCTAAATTACAAACCACTATTTTTTATTACTGACTTTTATTGTGCAGAGAAGAAATTAGTGATTGAACTTGATGGAAAAATTCATGACTTTCAAAAACAAAAAGATCAGGAAAGAGAAAATATATTGAAAGATATGGGGCTGTACATTTTAAGGATAAAAAATGAAGAAATTAGTTCTGATGTTATTGAAGTTTTGCAGAAAATAAAGCAATTTATTGTTGAAATAGACTCACCCTGA
- a CDS encoding CoA pyrophosphatase has translation MITHPDKIAAALKGDLPGSPSHYKMLPPGRVLNPAPEDHSKVKPSSVLLLLFRDVDDLKICLIKRPVYMKHHAGQIALPGGRIEANESARETALRETYEEIGIPQDKIRLLGTLSPFYVEVSRFQITPFVGWMDTRPEFILCPDEVEKTILFPIEAFKPPHTSIELKTLTGLMKVPCVKYDGEIIWGATAMILSEFYDVINNYNQEA, from the coding sequence ATGATCACGCATCCTGATAAAATAGCCGCCGCTTTAAAAGGAGATCTTCCGGGGTCGCCGTCGCATTACAAAATGCTGCCGCCGGGGCGTGTATTAAATCCTGCCCCCGAAGACCATAGCAAGGTAAAACCAAGCAGCGTGTTGTTATTGCTTTTTCGCGATGTGGATGACTTAAAGATTTGCCTGATTAAGCGCCCCGTGTATATGAAACACCATGCCGGGCAAATTGCCTTGCCGGGCGGGCGAATTGAAGCCAACGAAAGTGCCAGAGAAACTGCACTACGCGAAACTTACGAAGAAATAGGAATTCCACAGGATAAAATCAGGCTGCTGGGAACGCTTTCGCCGTTTTATGTTGAAGTGAGCCGTTTCCAGATCACACCATTTGTGGGATGGATGGATACCAGGCCGGAATTTATACTTTGCCCCGATGAAGTGGAGAAAACCATTCTCTTCCCCATTGAAGCTTTTAAACCGCCACACACAAGCATCGAATTAAAAACACTTACAGGATTAATGAAAGTGCCCTGCGTAAAATACGATGGAGAAATAATTTGGGGTGCTACCGCTATGATTCTTTCGGAGTTTTACGATGTAATTAATAATTATAATCAGGAAGCTTAA
- a CDS encoding putative porin, with product MLKARYFLLTVLVFTVLPIMVMAQLRGIDTQDEQEQEEHQSPVKEVPSKIKLWYLKGYGAFKDSTVLDTLHDYKHIYHPVFKNAISATYTGNYGNPGMTNDFFQRGNQTNYFFLQSRQDYLLTPGKIKYMNTTTPYTRFDYSQSENKSRNNETRFDVVHSQNVTPFWNWTFRTNQEKSDGQYSAQDAKDNFVALNTSYNRDQWNVYGGFISNALQNSENGGLTSDTLLFSGQEAEYWPTNLSETRSKFNSINYYTNAEYRIGKYDFDPVDSVDVFRPILGIMYSFEHDRYSQKFMDEEDSSNVFFENTYYGNGYKTDEIKYRRVSNVFQLKQYENPNRKYTFGKRAFLGHELYRGNTPGIQLNDSTHQRYDIRYSNLYVGGGIFREMGSFWLWNFDGKVNLTGRNAGELELNGMITKPFKFWGDSTAAMIFTGSFENRVPDYFQETFHSNHFRWNNDFDAEQRLTLGAKFRAPQRKLELAANYAVINNFLYNNEEAIPDQTANEILVMSVYADKDFNYRRFHFRTRILWQKASEERYLHLPEWSAFVNTYYQFIISKVMFAQIGSDVRYNTKYYADAYEPATGLFYLQSEKEYGNYPYIDIYATLRLKRTKVFFKYMNLGTHFLDGSTYMTTPNYPMPRATFRLGVSWAWYD from the coding sequence ATGCTAAAAGCACGGTATTTTTTGCTCACGGTTCTGGTTTTTACGGTACTGCCCATAATGGTTATGGCGCAGTTACGTGGTATTGATACGCAAGATGAGCAGGAACAAGAGGAACATCAATCACCTGTTAAGGAGGTTCCTTCAAAAATAAAACTGTGGTACCTGAAAGGTTATGGTGCATTTAAAGATTCAACAGTTTTAGATACACTACACGATTACAAACATATCTATCACCCGGTATTTAAAAATGCGATATCGGCAACGTATACGGGAAACTACGGTAACCCGGGAATGACCAACGACTTTTTCCAGCGTGGTAATCAAACCAATTATTTTTTCCTTCAATCGAGGCAGGATTACCTGTTAACACCCGGGAAAATCAAGTACATGAATACAACTACCCCCTATACTCGTTTCGATTACAGCCAAAGCGAAAACAAATCGAGGAATAACGAAACGCGTTTTGATGTAGTACACTCGCAAAACGTTACGCCTTTTTGGAACTGGACATTCCGCACTAACCAGGAGAAGTCGGACGGGCAATACAGTGCGCAGGATGCCAAAGATAATTTTGTGGCGCTAAATACAAGTTATAACCGCGACCAGTGGAATGTGTACGGCGGGTTTATCTCCAACGCATTACAAAACAGCGAAAACGGAGGATTAACCAGCGATACACTACTCTTTTCGGGACAAGAAGCTGAATACTGGCCGACAAACCTGAGCGAAACACGGAGTAAATTCAATAGTATTAATTATTATACCAATGCCGAATACCGAATTGGAAAATACGATTTTGACCCGGTAGACAGCGTTGATGTTTTCCGGCCAATACTGGGCATAATGTACAGTTTCGAGCACGACAGGTATTCGCAGAAATTTATGGATGAAGAAGACTCTTCAAACGTTTTCTTTGAGAATACTTACTACGGCAATGGCTACAAAACCGATGAAATTAAATACCGGAGAGTAAGTAATGTATTTCAGCTAAAACAGTACGAAAATCCGAATCGCAAATACACCTTCGGAAAAAGAGCCTTTCTGGGACACGAACTTTACCGCGGAAATACACCGGGAATTCAGTTGAATGATTCAACGCACCAACGTTATGATATTAGATACTCGAACCTGTATGTAGGTGGCGGTATATTCCGGGAAATGGGAAGCTTCTGGTTATGGAATTTCGATGGAAAGGTAAATCTGACCGGACGCAATGCTGGAGAGCTGGAGTTAAACGGAATGATTACCAAACCATTTAAATTTTGGGGCGATTCAACCGCAGCAATGATATTTACGGGCTCGTTCGAGAACCGGGTGCCTGACTATTTCCAGGAGACATTCCATTCGAACCATTTTCGGTGGAACAACGATTTTGATGCCGAACAACGTTTAACGTTGGGAGCAAAATTCAGGGCACCACAACGCAAACTCGAATTGGCAGCTAACTACGCTGTTATCAATAATTTTCTGTATAATAACGAGGAAGCTATTCCGGATCAAACGGCAAATGAAATATTGGTAATGTCGGTGTATGCCGACAAGGATTTTAACTACCGGCGATTCCATTTCCGTACGCGAATTTTGTGGCAGAAGGCTTCGGAAGAGCGCTATCTGCATTTGCCCGAGTGGTCGGCTTTTGTAAATACCTATTACCAGTTTATTATCTCGAAGGTTATGTTTGCGCAAATTGGTAGCGATGTGCGCTACAATACAAAGTATTACGCCGATGCGTATGAGCCGGCAACCGGATTGTTTTATCTGCAGAGCGAAAAAGAGTATGGCAATTATCCGTATATTGATATATATGCCACCTTGCGCCTGAAACGTACGAAGGTTTTCTTTAAATATATGAACCTTGGTACACATTTTCTTGATGGCAGCACTTACATGACAACTCCAAACTACCCAATGCCGCGGGCTACTTTCCGTTTAGGTGTTTCGTGGGCCTGGTACGATTAA
- the modC gene encoding molybdenum ABC transporter ATP-binding protein, protein MTQALSFHIKLQRKDFTLDVKADIPNGITGIFGPSGHGKTSLLNSIAGIVTPDSGYIHLNGDTLLDTKNKQNVKIRKRRVGYVFQDERLFPHYTIKKNLLYGEKNPDQELFDEVIETLQIAHLLNKKPEQCSGGEKQRAAIGRAIISGSKILLMDEPFSALDVNLRREIIPYLNRVHQKFSLPILIVSHDLPDLLSLTDNLMLLKNGRLLGHGKFTDLLGQPDNLALMHESGWYNVMHLSVFAHLESKNMVLLKSHKSNLQIQALTQTIGKDVEVNQELKVLIKPESIALSKEPVQNISLRNQVAGTMKEVFLKDGLAFCIVDVGENIIVEVTEASQKSMCLDKGQRVYCLFKSAALKIY, encoded by the coding sequence ATGACCCAGGCATTGAGTTTCCATATAAAACTGCAGCGAAAGGATTTTACGCTCGATGTAAAAGCTGATATCCCCAATGGGATTACCGGTATTTTCGGACCGTCGGGTCATGGGAAAACAAGTTTGCTGAATTCCATTGCCGGAATTGTTACCCCCGATTCAGGTTATATTCATTTGAATGGCGATACACTTCTCGATACTAAGAATAAGCAAAATGTTAAGATCAGGAAGCGAAGGGTGGGCTACGTTTTCCAGGACGAGCGACTTTTTCCGCACTATACTATAAAGAAGAACCTGTTGTACGGAGAAAAGAATCCCGATCAGGAACTTTTCGATGAGGTGATCGAAACTTTGCAGATTGCTCATTTATTAAATAAGAAACCCGAACAGTGTTCCGGTGGAGAAAAACAACGGGCTGCAATTGGGCGTGCCATTATCAGTGGTTCGAAAATATTGTTGATGGATGAACCTTTTTCGGCACTGGATGTAAACCTGCGTCGTGAAATAATTCCGTATTTAAACAGGGTGCATCAGAAGTTTTCGCTTCCTATATTAATAGTAAGCCACGATCTTCCCGACCTTTTAAGTCTTACCGATAACTTAATGCTACTGAAAAATGGTCGCTTGCTTGGGCATGGAAAGTTCACCGACCTGTTGGGCCAGCCTGATAATTTGGCGCTGATGCACGAGTCGGGCTGGTACAATGTAATGCACTTGTCGGTATTCGCACACCTTGAATCGAAGAATATGGTTTTGCTGAAAAGCCATAAAAGCAACCTGCAGATTCAGGCCTTGACACAAACTATCGGAAAAGATGTAGAGGTAAATCAGGAACTCAAGGTGCTAATCAAGCCCGAGAGCATCGCTTTATCAAAAGAGCCGGTCCAAAATATCTCGCTCCGCAACCAGGTAGCAGGCACCATGAAAGAAGTCTTTTTAAAAGACGGTCTGGCCTTTTGTATAGTTGATGTAGGTGAAAACATCATTGTCGAAGTTACCGAAGCTTCACAAAAAAGTATGTGCCTGGATAAAGGCCAGCGTGTCTACTGTCTTTTTAAATCGGCAGCCCTAAAAATTTATTGA
- the modB gene encoding molybdate ABC transporter permease subunit yields MSELFKYTASELSAIQLSLYVALICAVITLPLAIAVGWFLARKRFFGKSVVEGIIHLPLVLPPITTGYLLLLIFGNRGVIGKFFYETFGIQIAFSFYAAVIAAIFVSFPLVTRSIRLSIELVDQKLEEAARTLGASNLRVFFTITLPLALPGVISGFILSFARSLGEFGATISFAGNIEGKTQTLPLAIFSEMQVPGQEASTMRLVVVSVILSLLAMIAAEFLNRRVIKSKTA; encoded by the coding sequence TTGAGTGAATTGTTTAAATATACAGCAAGCGAGTTGTCGGCAATACAATTATCGTTATATGTTGCGCTAATTTGTGCTGTAATAACCTTGCCGCTGGCCATAGCCGTGGGCTGGTTTCTGGCTCGGAAAAGGTTTTTTGGCAAGTCGGTGGTTGAGGGAATCATACATTTACCATTGGTCTTACCTCCCATTACAACCGGTTATTTATTATTACTGATTTTCGGAAACCGTGGAGTTATCGGTAAATTCTTTTACGAAACATTCGGAATTCAAATCGCCTTTTCGTTTTACGCCGCTGTAATCGCAGCCATTTTTGTCTCCTTTCCGTTGGTTACGCGTTCCATTCGTTTATCCATTGAATTGGTCGACCAAAAACTGGAAGAAGCTGCGCGCACTTTGGGAGCATCCAATCTCCGGGTGTTTTTTACTATCACACTTCCGTTGGCATTGCCTGGTGTAATCAGTGGTTTTATTCTTTCGTTTGCAAGAAGTCTTGGCGAATTTGGTGCTACCATTTCATTTGCCGGAAACATCGAAGGCAAAACACAAACACTTCCGCTGGCCATTTTTTCTGAAATGCAGGTTCCCGGACAAGAAGCTTCAACCATGCGTTTGGTTGTGGTATCGGTTATATTATCATTGTTGGCAATGATAGCTGCCGAATTCTTAAACCGTCGTGTAATTAAAAGTAAAACGGCATGA
- the modA gene encoding molybdate ABC transporter substrate-binding protein, with protein sequence MCRKTLLYILIVFLVFGCAPKSQKKQSAELLVFSGAGLTNVVTELVEIYKAENDVDIKLNFASSGTLARQIEQGAQPSVYISANEKWVDYLINLGLVVPESKEKVVGTLLAVIVPSDSEADSITFLDHFPEQFNGRLSIGDPKHVPAGDYAWKAIESGGYADALTDRILPAKDVRSALMMVELGEVEMGIVYKTDALKSKKVKIVSIVPDDLYPPIGFYASILKNKNNEQTRLFYNFLTSKEAKDIWIKHGFKIE encoded by the coding sequence ATGTGTAGAAAAACTTTACTATATATATTAATAGTATTCCTGGTTTTTGGGTGTGCCCCAAAATCACAGAAAAAGCAGTCGGCAGAACTTTTGGTTTTCAGCGGTGCCGGATTAACAAATGTTGTTACCGAACTAGTTGAAATCTATAAAGCCGAAAATGACGTCGACATAAAGCTGAATTTTGCTTCGTCGGGAACATTGGCCCGGCAAATTGAACAGGGAGCACAACCTTCAGTATATATTTCTGCCAATGAAAAATGGGTAGACTACCTGATTAATCTGGGGTTGGTAGTTCCTGAATCAAAAGAGAAAGTTGTTGGAACGTTGCTGGCGGTGATCGTTCCTTCCGATAGTGAAGCGGATAGCATTACTTTTTTGGATCATTTTCCTGAACAGTTTAATGGACGCCTTTCAATTGGCGATCCGAAACATGTACCAGCAGGCGACTATGCCTGGAAAGCAATAGAGAGCGGTGGTTATGCCGATGCTTTAACCGATCGTATCTTGCCGGCCAAAGACGTGCGCTCAGCATTAATGATGGTAGAATTGGGCGAAGTAGAAATGGGAATTGTGTACAAAACAGATGCACTGAAATCAAAAAAAGTAAAGATCGTTTCTATTGTACCTGACGATCTGTACCCGCCCATTGGTTTTTATGCCTCCATTTTAAAGAACAAAAACAACGAACAAACCAGGCTCTTTTATAATTTTCTGACCTCGAAAGAAGCAAAAGACATCTGGATAAAACACGGATTTAAGATTGAGTGA